A part of Paenibacillus sp. IHBB 10380 genomic DNA contains:
- a CDS encoding S1C family serine protease — MSKVGKKSVVVLLCGLMLTSGASAVEAKSKVNKAITTVKSTETNIVDPVPQIVKNISPSVVGIIGKATGSSQNDSVDRYNLTHGTGVIIKSNGWIVTNAHVIEGLSNAVVVTSEGDTYRITDTRVDVTSDIALIKINAKSLKVAKFAKSAKDTQVGEKVIAIGTPISFSLRNSASVGVVSGLNRALNASYRLIQTDTAINPGNSGGPLVNMKGEVLGINSMKFAAVGVENMGFSIPSETVQYITSNLLQSGEVSRPSLGLELEESWSAIVGLPTDDPLTITKVQSSEAVKAGIQEGDVLYSIDGHTVTSVVDINELFKKYVSGQTVKLMMQSDGDIVIRKLVLSSKDVTLDEVTDGVKI, encoded by the coding sequence ATGAGTAAGGTGGGGAAGAAAAGTGTCGTTGTGCTATTGTGTGGCCTAATGCTAACGAGCGGGGCATCCGCTGTAGAGGCGAAATCTAAAGTGAATAAGGCGATCACAACAGTTAAAAGTACGGAGACGAATATCGTTGATCCAGTACCTCAAATTGTAAAAAATATATCACCATCCGTCGTGGGTATTATAGGAAAAGCCACAGGTAGTAGTCAGAATGATAGTGTGGATCGATATAATTTAACGCATGGTACAGGTGTTATTATTAAGTCAAATGGTTGGATTGTAACCAACGCTCATGTGATTGAAGGTCTGTCCAACGCTGTGGTAGTGACCTCGGAGGGAGATACCTACAGAATAACAGATACTCGTGTGGATGTGACCAGTGATATTGCTCTAATCAAAATCAATGCCAAATCGCTTAAAGTAGCTAAGTTCGCCAAATCAGCTAAAGATACGCAGGTTGGGGAGAAGGTAATAGCCATTGGAACGCCGATCTCATTCTCACTGCGGAATTCTGCATCAGTTGGTGTCGTGAGTGGGCTGAATCGTGCGTTGAATGCTTCATACCGATTGATTCAGACGGATACGGCTATCAATCCTGGTAATAGTGGGGGACCCCTTGTCAATATGAAGGGTGAGGTGCTCGGAATCAATTCTATGAAATTTGCTGCGGTTGGTGTTGAGAATATGGGTTTTTCCATCCCATCAGAGACTGTTCAATACATTACGAGTAACTTGTTACAATCTGGAGAAGTGAGTCGACCAAGTCTCGGGCTGGAACTCGAAGAAAGCTGGTCAGCTATTGTAGGCCTACCTACGGACGATCCTTTAACGATTACGAAGGTACAATCATCGGAAGCTGTAAAAGCAGGAATACAAGAGGGTGATGTGCTTTATAGTATCGATGGACATACGGTAACCTCCGTGGTTGATATTAACGAGCTATTCAAGAAGTATGTATCTGGTCAGACTGTTAAATTAATGATGCAGAGTGATGGAGATATCGTGATTCGCAAGTTGGTATTAAGTAGTAAAGACGTGACCCTTGATGAAGTAACAGACGGAGTGAA